The following are encoded in a window of Cervus canadensis isolate Bull #8, Minnesota chromosome 11, ASM1932006v1, whole genome shotgun sequence genomic DNA:
- the LOC122450380 gene encoding V-type proton ATPase subunit D-like has product MSGKDRIEIFPSRMAQTIMKARLKGAQTGRNLLKKKSDALTLRFRQILKKIIETKMLMGEVMREAAFSLAEAKFTAGDFSTTVIQNVNKAQVKIRAKKDNVAGVTLPVFEHYHEGTDSYELTGLARGGEQLAKLKRNYAKAVELLVERASLQTSFVTLDEAIKITNRRVNAIEHVIIPRIERTLAYIITELDEREREEFYRLKKIQEKKKVLKEKSEQDLEQRRAAGEVMEPANLLAEEKDEDLLFE; this is encoded by the coding sequence ATGTCGGGCAAAGACCGAATTGAAATCTTTCCCTCGCGAATGGCACAGACCATCATGAAGGCTCGGTTAAAAGGAGCACAGACAGGTCGAAACCTCCTGAAGAAAAAATCTGATGCCTTAACTCTTCGATTTCGACAGATCCTTAAGAAGATAATAGAGACTAAAATGTTGATGGGTGAAGTGATGAGAGAAGCTGCCTTTTCACTTGCCGAGGCCAAGTTCACAGCCGGGGACTTCAGCACCACAGTTATCCAAAATGTAAATAAGGCCCAAGTGAAGATTAGAGCAAAGAAAGATAATGTAGCAGGTGTTACATTGCCAGTATTTGAACATTATCATGAAGGAACTGACAGTTATGAACTGACTGGTTTAGCCAGAGGTGGGGAACAGTTGGCTAAACTGAAGAGGAATTATGCCAAAGCAGTGGAACTACTGGTGGAACGGGCTTCACTGCAGACTTCCTTTGTTACTTTGGATGAAGCTATTAAGATAACCAACAGGCGTGTAAATGCTATTGAACATGTCATCATTCCCCGGATTGAACGTACCCTTGCTTATATCATCACAGAGCTGGATGAGAGAGAGCGAGAGGAGTTCTACAGGttaaagaaaatacaggagaagaaaaaggttCTCAAGGAAAAGTCTGAACAGGACTTGGAGCAACGGAGGGCAGCTGGAGAGGTGATGGAGCCTGCTAATCTCCTGGCTGAGGAGAAGGATGAAGATCTTCTGTTTGAATAA